In a single window of the Pseudomonadota bacterium genome:
- a CDS encoding C25 family cysteine peptidase, translating to MIQKSLTVLTIFFTGLGCLLGSMFPQVSCVAETIANNVVLADPVIADDLVIAPLDFNFILPYVRPIAPELVSPTPLGESLLPAAPSVDLDYAYRPWIAAKIGPIEGIPDLSDMLEFLVPFDLLIIAHEDFVDELAPLKAHKDYTDIPTRIYSWQGLVERFHDQGRDDQERLKKAIASFRQSCDIKYVMLVGDCDRFPVRYCMIYDPTHWGHGYSPSDLYYADLYAADGTTFDDWDGDGDGIIGEMQGGTWTAGSTLAAINLDGMDLYPDIALGRIPASTEAEVTTYVNKVISYEFAAYKASWFDNAVLIVPGYRANDGKYYEYPGSWSAKEDVDGKLTAVGMTSTKLYDSRIEGLPVGLGDAEPTAANISAEINSGVGFVNFSGHGGRTTWGPYTSANVAALNNAGKLPVVFAGACSTAQFHFGDRFLDVDGNTFTRSVQCPKYNDANRCWPANPSADQSPEPAAIQSAIYDLDSMAEEFLVKRDAGGIGYIGSYTGAQGGSQALDRYFFEGYRYSLKPAILGYLWNYAVRRYINNNFHIDFNTGSDWTPQAMFHHIQKYMLFGDPSLRLGGVSRIQRADFTDHYEMVHDGWQGTFNLSKAAGDIIEGTPNMGGKYTSSDGAEHLLRGFVRTATYPISTSWGPDHKISFYIDFVDTPSQDDDQKFEGYLFTQTKDAMAGFTWWNDIPFGFFARKDALFIGLGPNFVPGAVSMADFLGTYRMDHDGWPGTLELWEPYFSILGSGNVAGRYTAGNGTEYNVRGTVKTASTTLPSDWPDHKIELYIDFSDTSDLNDDQKFEGYLFAQTKDAMAGLTWWNNTPFGFYAEKERPPAPRILANSKDDAVIVAAGGEVTIAVQLDPGVLMDDGCDWWVAASTPFGWFSYVFPPGWQVGIHTCVQAAPVLLPNPIEVLKAVLPLGEYTFYFVLDNQQNGTLDGTIWYDSVTVQVQ from the coding sequence TGATTATGCCTACAGGCCATGGATTGCTGCCAAAATCGGCCCGATTGAGGGCATTCCTGATCTCTCCGATATGTTGGAGTTCCTTGTGCCCTTTGATCTTTTGATCATTGCCCATGAGGATTTTGTCGATGAGCTTGCGCCTCTCAAGGCCCATAAGGATTATACGGATATCCCCACCAGAATCTACAGCTGGCAGGGGCTCGTGGAGCGTTTTCATGATCAGGGTCGGGATGATCAGGAGCGCCTCAAAAAGGCTATCGCGTCTTTTCGACAGAGCTGTGACATCAAGTATGTCATGCTGGTGGGTGATTGCGACCGGTTTCCGGTCCGCTACTGCATGATCTACGACCCCACGCACTGGGGACATGGCTATAGTCCTTCAGATCTCTACTATGCCGATCTCTATGCTGCCGACGGAACCACCTTTGATGACTGGGATGGTGATGGGGACGGTATCATCGGTGAGATGCAGGGAGGTACCTGGACTGCGGGTTCAACCCTGGCCGCCATCAACCTTGACGGGATGGATCTCTATCCCGATATTGCCTTGGGCCGGATTCCGGCATCCACCGAGGCAGAGGTGACGACCTACGTTAATAAAGTAATCAGCTATGAGTTCGCTGCCTACAAGGCATCCTGGTTCGACAACGCGGTGCTCATCGTGCCTGGATATAGGGCTAATGACGGGAAATACTATGAATATCCCGGAAGCTGGTCCGCCAAGGAAGATGTGGATGGTAAGCTTACGGCTGTTGGAATGACTTCAACCAAACTTTATGACTCCCGAATTGAGGGACTGCCCGTGGGTCTTGGGGATGCCGAGCCAACTGCGGCAAATATCAGTGCGGAGATCAATAGTGGGGTTGGTTTTGTGAACTTTTCAGGTCATGGAGGCAGGACTACCTGGGGACCGTATACTTCTGCCAATGTGGCTGCCCTTAATAATGCCGGCAAACTCCCTGTGGTCTTTGCCGGGGCCTGCTCAACGGCCCAGTTTCATTTTGGTGACCGCTTTCTCGACGTTGACGGGAACACCTTCACTAGAAGTGTCCAGTGTCCGAAATACAATGATGCCAATCGTTGCTGGCCGGCGAATCCAAGTGCCGACCAATCCCCCGAACCGGCTGCAATTCAGAGTGCAATTTATGATCTGGATTCCATGGCTGAGGAATTTCTGGTGAAGAGGGATGCCGGAGGCATCGGCTACATTGGTTCATATACCGGGGCACAAGGTGGCAGTCAGGCCTTGGACCGATACTTTTTTGAGGGCTACCGCTATAGCCTTAAACCGGCAATCCTTGGCTACCTGTGGAACTACGCTGTCCGGCGCTATATCAACAACAACTTTCACATTGACTTCAATACGGGATCTGACTGGACTCCCCAGGCCATGTTCCACCATATCCAGAAATACATGCTTTTCGGCGATCCTTCTCTTCGATTGGGCGGGGTGTCCCGTATCCAGAGGGCGGATTTCACAGACCACTATGAGATGGTTCATGACGGATGGCAGGGAACCTTCAATCTGAGCAAAGCTGCCGGTGATATTATTGAAGGAACCCCAAACATGGGTGGGAAATATACCTCCAGCGACGGAGCGGAACATTTGTTGCGCGGTTTCGTGAGGACAGCGACCTATCCCATTTCCACGAGCTGGGGTCCTGATCACAAGATCAGCTTCTACATCGATTTTGTCGATACCCCGAGCCAGGATGATGACCAGAAGTTTGAGGGGTATCTCTTCACCCAGACCAAAGATGCCATGGCCGGGTTCACTTGGTGGAACGACATTCCCTTTGGTTTTTTTGCCCGGAAAGATGCTCTCTTTATTGGTCTCGGTCCCAATTTTGTTCCTGGCGCGGTTTCCATGGCGGATTTCCTGGGAACCTACCGCATGGATCATGATGGCTGGCCGGGAACTCTTGAACTCTGGGAGCCCTATTTCAGTATATTAGGTTCCGGAAACGTGGCGGGAAGATATACCGCCGGAAACGGTACGGAGTATAATGTCAGGGGTACGGTGAAGACCGCCTCCACAACGCTGCCCAGTGATTGGCCTGATCACAAAATAGAGTTGTATATTGATTTCTCCGATACTTCAGACTTGAATGACGACCAGAAGTTCGAGGGATATCTCTTTGCTCAGACCAAGGATGCCATGGCCGGGCTTACCTGGTGGAATAATACTCCCTTCGGCTTTTATGCCGAGAAGGAGCGCCCACCTGCGCCTCGTATTCTGGCAAATAGCAAGGATGACGCGGTTATAGTGGCGGCTGGCGGAGAGGTGACCATAGCGGTGCAGCTTGATCCCGGCGTGCTCATGGATGATGGGTGCGACTGGTGGGTTGCGGCCTCCACGCCTTTTGGATGGTTTTCCTATGTGTTTCCCCCCGGCTGGCAGGTTGGGATTCATACCTGTGTTCAGGCAGCCCCCGTTCTCCTTCCCAACCCCATCGAGGTTTTAAAGGCTGTGTTGCCGCTTGGGGAGTATACTTTTTACTTTGTCCTTGACAATCAGCAGAACGGGACTCTTGACGGTACCATCTGGTACGACTCGGTAACTGTCCAGGTTCAGTAG
- a CDS encoding helix-turn-helix transcriptional regulator yields the protein MAIDDQSLPELVKEIRKQLSLSQEDLARELGISFATVNRWENGLVKPSKLAKAQLDNFCSKMTRRGKLKLTVGDK from the coding sequence ATGGCAATAGACGATCAGAGCCTTCCTGAATTGGTGAAGGAAATCCGAAAGCAGTTGTCCCTGAGCCAGGAGGACCTGGCCCGGGAACTCGGTATCAGCTTTGCCACCGTGAACCGGTGGGAAAACGGCTTGGTTAAACCGTCGAAGCTGGCCAAAGCGCAGTTGGATAACTTTTGCTCCAAGATGACCCGGCGAGGGAAACTGAAACTGACCGTAGGCGATAAATGA